The genome window CGCACCGCCCCCTCCTCTCGGGCCCGCGCCGCAGCCCCGCCCCTCTCCCCGGGCCCCGCCCCTCGTCTGTGTCTACAACCCACGGCCTGGGGATTGGGGTGCCATCTTGACGATGGGCGGAAGTCTTGAGGCAGGAAAACAGAATCCGATTGGGGATTGGTTCTGCATGGGGACTGGGCCGAAACCTGTGAAACGATTGGAGACTGAGACTCTCATGGGGCGGTACTTACCGCTTATCTATGTCTGAGGTGAGGCTGGGACGGAGACACCGCCCCCGCCTGGACTCCACAGAGCCTCGCGTGCCCTACCCTCGCACTGCCGCCTTTGGAGAAGTCTCCAGCAGCTGGAAGGATATAGGCGCTCCGGCCCCGGGAACCAGGGCCGGTCAGAAAAATGGCTCTTCCTTGATCCCCATTTCTCTGTTTTTGGCGCCCTGTGCGGAGGGTGCTGCAGTTAGGCTCAATAAGTGACAGGAATTCTTGTCGCGGCCCTCACAAGACATTCCTATCAGGGCCACTTGCCTTTGCAGAAACCCCGCTTCAACCTGAACATCCCTGGAGTCTTGAGCAAGTAGGTTCACAGTGAAGGGCTCTTATTAACGATTCCAGCCATCTAACCTCAGTCCCTCCTGCTGCAGTTTCggtccctttctcctcctcctccagcaacCACGCCCTCCATGAATCAGCTTCTTGCACCAGCAGATGAACCCTTTAAAGGGATTGCATCAGGCTGGTGACTCACTGGGGCCCTCCGACAGCCTTCCTCTGGCTTCCCTCCTCTGGCGTGCAGACACAGCTTGAAGAGCTCAGTGACAGCAGCACCAAAAACCACGGCCCCACTCCTTTGTCTCGGAGATGTGGGCCAGGGTGCTTTTAACACATGACTATCTCCCTGGTGTTTTTCCAGCTGTCCCCTGGGGCACTCTGCATTCACATGTAGGCTGTATGCTTTGCTGGGTTTTCCTAGGGCGTGTGGCCATTTATGTGTACGTGAATTCGCCATCTCCACACAGGCAGTGCCAGGACATGAGAACTGGTGTGAGTCTGGCTGCccatctctttgtctctcaaaTGCCTGGTGCCCACTGAGCTGATTGGGCTGAATAACAACAGTAATCAAACAGCTCCCACTATTGTGTCACACACTGTGTTAGCACTTCAGAGACATCAGCATCAGGAGTCTGTTACAATGAAGAAGGTCTGAGAGGAAAGAAGCCTGTCCAAAGACACACAGCTAATAATGGTGAGGATGTGGTTTGAACCAAGTATGGTTCCTAAAAGGTGGGATTTGAATCCTAGCTGTGTCCCTTACAAATGCCCTAACATTTCCCATCTGGCAAAATGGGGACAACACTCTGTGGCCCACGGTGAGACTTCAGGGAGTATGGAAACACCTCCTCACAGGACCTGGCCAGTAAGGGTGCTCATTCTCATCTCAGTTACAGAGCTTCAGTGAAGTGGACAGTGAAAAGTGAGGCACAAAGAAACCTGGCCCTGACCCCTCCAAAATCCTCTCTCTGACAAAGGGAAAAGCCAGGGATTCCGGAAGCCCTGACTCTGACAGGAATGAGTTTTGGGTTTTCCAGAGTTCTAATTATCAGCTAGATGAATCACTTGGAGCTGACACTgcatccccacccccaggagaTTCTCAGCTGATTCAAAATACAGGATTTTaacaagaagaggaggaggaggagaaagaggggaggTGAAGAGGTAATGAATAGAAACTTAAGGTGCCAGCCAGAGGAAATAAAGAACTGTTGTCAGGACACCAACATGAGACCACTGcgtcactcacacacacacacacgcacacctgtGTACAACGACATACTCTCCTGCTGGCTCTCCGACTCTGGGCACACTCGCAAATGGCACTGCCACAACAAAGTGACGCCTGTCACAACAGCATGAGATGGTTGCTTGATGAGGTATGGGCAGATCTGCCTAGCACAGGAGAGAAGACCTTTAACCCTAAGGAGCTTTTTCAGGCTTCTGAAACCCAGCAAACCCTACTTACTGGCTGGCTCTGGCTTCTCCTGGTCAAGCCCCCAGGCCTGGGTATGGCCAGGTTTTGAGTACCAGGCCCTCACCTGGCGACTGGGTACCCCCACTGAGGTGAGCAGAGGCACTGCTTATTTTTGTTATCAGTGTGATGTTAGGAGTGCTGGGATGCATAGTAGTGTAGTACTTAAGATCATGGAGTTTGAGTGATACAGACCTCAGTTCAAATCCCCACCCTGCTGTTCAGTTGCTCTTTGACCTTGAGCAAccgacttaacctctctgggcctgtttgcctatctgtaaaatggggttattgATATATACATGCAGGGTTGTTGTAATGATGGAAGCACGCAGAGCCTCTGGCACAAGGCCTGGCACGCAATGAGATTTATGATAGCTATTTATGAAGACCATCTTGGCTTTCTGCCATTAAATTCATCGTGGGATGCAGGGAGAGCACCTTCCCCTTCCCCAAGAagactgggcctcagtttcctcaactgtaaaattaGAGAGTTGAATTGGTTCAGTGGCTCCTTACCTTCTTACCTTCAAAGCTTCTTTTAGCATTTTCTCTCCATACAAGCCTCACATTTGCTAAGATTTTGTCTCCCAAGCAACTTGCATCAAgttatttctgcctttttattGATTACTTCTTTGTGTTACAGCCATTAGAGCTTGTGATCCAAAGGAGCAAGCTAGTGTGGCCACCACACTGTTGGCGTAATTCCGCCCCAGAGCAGGGACCACGCCGGCTTCATTACCCTTCACATACAATGTGTTGTTTTTCTAGGTCCTTCTGGAACATTGAAAGAATTCAAGAGAGCACTGCTGCCCTTGGGGTCCCTTGAGCCGGATGCCAGACTGGAACTCACTGAGCTGGATATTCCCATCCAGATGATTGCTGGAGATGCTGGGTCACTTGTGTGGCCCCTGGGGAGATCTGAACTTCAAGCTGTATGCCCGCCAGCTCTCTTCAGAGCCTGCTAGTGCCCCCTCCCAAATGACAGTGCCCTCCTATTCTCTTCTTTCCAGTAacgggaggggagggagggggacacCCCATGCCACCTGAGCACTCAGAATTCCTGGGGGCTTAGTCATCAGCCGGGACCTCCACATTGGCATATGTGGGAGTTTGAACAAAGGTCACAGCAAGGAGAAGCACAAAACCCACACCGATGGggtaataaaattttgaaatacatttttcgtTTGTTTCCTTGGTGTCCTTCAACCCTTCCCTTATACAGATAGGTTACTCTGCATTCCTTACTTCAGGAAACCATATGATACAACAGAATGCAGGGTTCCTTTTTAGCTTCTCAATTCCAAAAGCCTAGCTTTCAGGGAGGTACAGAAAGAATTTCTGTGCAGATACAAATTTAGAAAGCTGTGTAACAAGGGGCATCTGGGAGACTTGGgtcctgggtgggggaagggtggtCCCTGAGAATAGAGGCTTCTCTCAGCCTCAGAGCTGGAGGGGATCAGCTGGGGCTCAgagactgggaagcaggaagagtTGCACTCTTCTTCTTGGTGGAGCACCAAGAAGTAAAAAAATCCTCTGAAGAAATAGCTGTGAGCTGCATCTGGGTAAACAGGGCCTGAGTAACCTGTGGGCCTACACATTTCCAGGGCCTAATATGGCgtaggaaaaggagagaaagctgAACACCGAGAGGGGGACGGTTCTCCTGAAGAGGTCTTCTGGAAGGGAATGAGCAACTTGGAACAGCCCTACTGGGCTGATGACAAAAGAGCAGAACAAACCGGGGACATGTCAGAGGATGCTAGAGGGATTCGATTACCACCAGATTAGACTATCTTTCCCACACTTTGGTACCTTGAAAGGGGATGCCCTAGAATTCAATCAGTTCCAAGGAAAGTGAGAGGAACTTTGAATGGACTGCAGTTGTTTCTGCCACTCTGGCTGAGTAGGATGAAAGAGAAATTCAGCTGAATTAGAGAAAATTCAAGTTGTAGTTCTTACATACCAGAAATTGGAACCAGCTACATTCTGTACCCACAAGTCCTGATTATCCTTTCTCCAGCCTTACCTGCCTCTTTCTGCTCCATCAATAGTCACAATGGTATTCTGTCATTGCCCCAAACCCCCAGGCACTCCCACCTCAGGACCTTCGCACTGGCAGTTTCCTCTGCCTTCCCCTGGCTCTTTAAATGTCAGGCTCCTTCTCAAATTTAACTTCTCAAGACCACACTTCCCAAAATAAAACCACCTCCATATTCTTTTTCAAGTACCCCATTTATTTCCTTCACAACATCTGTAATTATTACTTTTCTTGTTTATTGTCAAGAAAGTCAGCCTGCTGAGGACAGGACCTCTGTCTATCTTGATGTTCCCTCAGTAGCTTGTACTGTGGCTGGAATTACTTGTGGAATGAATTACTGGTGACTGGGAATTCCTGACTTGCTATAGGCTGGTGGGCATTGAGTGTCCTCAACCTGCACCTGAGTTCCTGACAGCCTTTCTCAGCAAGCTAGGACCAGATACCAAAAGACCCAGATCCTTAGGGCTTGAAGACTTAGCTGTGCTCTACTCCAGGGAGTCAGCATGAATGTGTCAGTGGGGCCTGGTTCCActccttcccacctatcctcccagCACCTTGCCTAGGGACAACTGAGGCTCACAGGTCTGGGGCACGACGCTTAGGATCAGGACAGTGCTTCAGCCTGTTTGCCTCTCTTTTCAGCGCTAGCCTTGCTGCTTCCCTCCCAGGCCTGGGGACTCTCCCTTGTCTGCTCAGCCTGTAGAAGTCCCAGGCACACCATTTAAAAGCCTCAGAGTTAGACCTTTCCTTCATCCTGGGCCTCTCAGCAAAAGCCCTGGAAACTTCTGCAGACATGTGGGAAATGTCTGCAGTGGGCGCTGCTATGGGATTCCCTGCCAGCGCATCATTCCGGTGGTTCTCTCCCCATTTGCTGCGTGCACATAGCCATTCCCACAGTGATGACCGCCCTTCTGTGCCTGCCCTCTGGGCGTCTCTTACCAGCAGTCCCCTTGTGGTGATGCTCCCTTAACTCTGTCAGAGGGGCCTGGAAACTCAGAGAATTGGTTTTCTCCCTGCTAGGACCCACCGTTCTCCCCTGAAGGCAGAGGGCACAGTTTTAGGGGCTTCTGGAACCTGTAGGCAGTGAAATAAACACACCATGCCAAAGAATCACAGTGAGTGGCTGTTAGTTATGCAGATTCccaggtttcaggtcctggttcaCATGGGAAAGAGGGCGTCAGGGAAGTGGCTTTTCCAGATACACCCCAGTTGATTCTGATGGTGAGGCGGGGTGCCTGAGAACAAAGCTTTGACAAAGACTGGGCTGGAATGCAAATGCAGTGACCTCAGGCTGCTACTGCCCAAATGACCACTCTCCTCCAATCTCCCTCAGGAGACGAAAGCGTCTTAAGGGTAGCAGCACTGCCTTATTCAAAACTCTGGTGCAGCAGTTCTCAGCCTGGGTTTCATTTTTTGGTTCTTGACCACTTTCCCAACTTGATCATAAGTCCCTCTCCAGCAGGGACCAAGTCTCATTGGACGCTGTGTGCTCAGCAGGGGGCCTGGCATGTCGTAGCGGCTCTGTGGGTGTTTGTTTGAGGAAAACAAACTCCTGGTTTTACAAGACAGAGGTGCTTTTGCTGAGATGGTTGTTTGCCTGTGGCAGGGCTGGTCTGGCTCCAAGGTGGCCACCATGGAGATGAGGGTTCTGACCTGAGAATCCCTTCTTCCCTGAGGACCTGACAGCTCTCAGGATCGGAGCCTGGTTTCTTGCTGTTGGCTGGGCTCCCGCACTCAAGGGGCAGCCCAGGATTATTCTAAGCCCTCTATATCAGGAAACAGCGGCGAGACAAGCAGCCTTCTCAACAGGGAATCTCGACGTAAAAACCACTTCTCCTATGCCTGTACTGAAGCATTCTCCTACAATTCTCTAACTTCGCAGCCACCTGGGAAACCTAAAAATCCGTGTCCAGGCTACACCCCATATTAATTAAATCTGAATAGCTGATGGTGGGCCAGGGGATTCCAATGGGCTGCCAAGTTTAAGATACAGGACCAGTACAGAGGCCTGTGCACACCAGGGAAAGCAATTAGGCATGGACCGGTTTGTGTCTAAGTTCTGTTTcatgagaaaacaaacacaactgCAAGAGAAATGCAGACACTTAGGGGTGGCTCAAGCTAAGCACATTTAATAACTTTCACTGGGAGAAAGTTGAAAACTATTTGAGATTCCTTAAATCAGTAAATCAGAGATTCAGATGTAAATGATCAAAAGCAGGGATTATCACCTACCCCAAGGCCACAGACAGATAAATAGATTCTGGGTCCCCAGGTGAGTCTGACAGGTGGAACCCTGGTAAAGGCAGCTGTGATGGGTGGTGTCTGTTACAGATGCCAGTTGCTGGGCTGGCCCTTCCCTTCCCAGTTTCCAGGCAGGGAAGTATAGCCTGCAGTTGGCTCAGTAGACCTCTGGAGGAACCTGAGTGGGGACTGGGGCTTGCTGAGGAGACAGGCTCATTTATGCTTTTTGGAGGGAAATTCCCGCCGGCCTTGGCCCTTGCTGCCAAAGTTGCGTACCCGATTGACAACCTGCAGCTGCTGCTCAATGGTTGAGGTGATGTTCACATCATCTGGGATGTGGACATAACGGATATTACGGCCTGTCACAAAGAGGTCATCCAGCTCAACTTGATGCCCCCAGCGGTCCGTGTAAGTGACCTTGGCCAGACGGATGTTCATGAAAGCATCGACGTTGTCTATGCGTCCATGGGCCACGCTCTCATCCCTCAGATCCACAGTGGTTACCTGGCCCTGGAGGCCCTGCAGCAGGATAATCAGGCTGTTCTCGGAGATGGTCCTCTCCTTCACTGAGTGGCTCACCGCCATTCTTCCACACCGCTGCCTGCAGGAGGAGCACACAGATGGGAGCTATAAGGAGTGAGGCGTTGCAGCTGCCAACTCACCTCTACCAGGTTCTAGCATGGACTTCCCCAAACCTGCCCACCTCCCCAGTTTTTATGTCTGTGGAGCACCCTCAGGAGCCAGGTCTGAACACATCTCATAGGATCCTCACACCACCATGCAAACCAAGGATTACTTACAGTCATTCTATCAATAAGGAAAATATGGCCAGGAGAGAGAGGTTCTGCAACTTGCCCCAGGTTACATAGTTGGTAAGTGGAGgtgctgggattcaaatccatgGGTTCTGGACTCCAAACCTCACACCAGTCATTCTGAACCCTCACTGTACATTAGAATTACCCAGGGACTTACTACCTGGCTATCATACCCCAGAGGTTCTGAGTCATTTAGTCAGGGGTGGGGTCTAGGTTCCTGTTTTAAAAACTCTTCAGGTAACTCTAATGTGCacccaagtttgagaaccacttctTTAAAGTATAGTTTACACCCTTGCTATTACAAGTACTGTCTGTGGACCAGCAGTTTCAGCATCCCCAGGGAAACGCAGAATCTTCCCAGACCTATTGAAAGAATGTGCACTTTAACATGATCCTCAGGTGAATCAACAGAAGTTCTCAAATGGTAGTGTGAATCAGAATCACCAGGAAGACTTGTTAAAACAAAATGCTGGGCTCCACCCCCAGTTTCTAACTCAGGTCTAAGGTGGGGCCTCCGAATGTGTGGTATCTAACATATTCTACTTGATGCTGGTGTTGTTGGTCTGGAGCCCACATTCTGAGAACGACTGGTCTCCACCGGGCAGCCACCATATAAGTAGAAATTTAGGTAATCAACTGAAAAAAATGGTATCATATAAAGCGCACAGGTTTTAAAGGCAGAGAAACCTAGGCTGGAATCCCCACTCCACCCACAAACTCTGTAAACCTAGGACAGTGAAtgtctctgaacctgtttccccATCTATTAAACCACATACTAAAGGAGGCTAAGAAAATCTCACTACACTGCATTTACTCTCGTTTGCTTTGTCCTAATACTCTATCAAGGTAACTTTGTCTTATCTCCTATTTTCAGACCTTGGGTAACTGGTGGTGAAACTTTCTTTCCTTAAGACTTCACTCAAAATCCCGACCAGGGCTGTGCCTGGTGGCATTAAGTGGGGCAAGCCAGACCGCACCACTGAGAGAGGGGTTGGGCGCTGGGCCATTAGCATCTAACGACCCCACCCCGGCTTCACCAGGAGGAGCACGTGCCCAAGCAAAGGCTTGGGGCTGCACAGTACTGCAAAGAGGCAGGCCTGGCTCTAAGACCGGCCCTGCCCCTTCCTAAGAGGGAGGCCTCGAGCAAGCCCCTTAGCTTGAAGCCTGTTTGCACAGAGGTAAAATGAGGATGTGGATGGTGACGACTCTTTCCTCACAAAGCCCTGGGAGTGCGCTGCGGGAGATGAGCTACACTCAGCCAACTGGGAAGAAAACCTTTCACCTGCTCCCGGCCGCCTGCCGGGCCCCGGGTTCCGCGGACTTCCTGCACAGGATTTGTTCCGCTTTCCGGATCTGCGTCGCCGCTGAAGCTAGCGGGCACTTAGCTCGGCCTTCCTCAGGCGGCGGAACTGAGAAGCCATGGTAACGACGGGGCCGCTCTGTCCTCCCGGAGCATAGAGAGCGCGTCGTGTGACGGGAACTACAATCCCCATAATGCCTCGCAGGCGTCGTGGCCCGCGTTCTGGCTGGCAATCCTGGGCCTGTGTCTTAGAAGTCTCTCCATaggagtcattcattcaacaaacagccATTGAACGGTCACCGTATGTCAGTCCCTTTGGCTCTCTGGACACAGAGCGGCGACCAAGGAGACAGCAAATTCTGATGTGATGATCTTTCAATCTATttggggagagaagggagtgagAGTGGAGGGGGCgtccataagaaaacaaacaattatGGTAAAAATTCTTAAGGGAATTAAAATAGGGTGATGTGATAGTGACTGCGTAGCCTTTTATTGGATGGTCAGGgatgtgacatttgagctgagatgaATGATATGAAGCCAACCTTGTGAAAACTAGGATAGAAGCATAGCAATTAGAAGTTTGTGCAAAGGTCCTAGGGGAATGAACTGGACTGTTTGGAAAAACAGAAAGGCCAGTAAGCTCTGGGAGAGTGGAGTGACAAGAGGTCAGAGAGGAAGGCCAAAGTCAGAGCATTTAGAGCTTTGTAAGTCAAGGTAGGGAGACTGGATTTCTTGGTTAGAGTGCAGGCTCCAGAGGcagtgcctgggttcaaatctgctCTGTGCTAactatataacttttttttttttaagccattgtgtttatggtaatttgttacagcagcaatgaaaaatacaatactaACCATAAAACTTTATAGACAAGTTtcttattctctctgtgcctgggtTTCCTCACATATTATTAGAAGTGCAGTGATTGGCTATCAAAGGGGAGTGACATGGTctggtttacatttttaaaaggttactCCTTATTGCCTTGAAAAAAGCTGCTTATCTTCTCtcagtctcaatttcctcattagaaaaaaaagataatgtcaCAGAATTGAAAGATCATTAATGTGTGGCAGCATCTGGCACATAGGAGAAGCTCAGTTGAAGTTACACTTGTTTCATTCCTTCACTCTCTCATTCATTGATTTGCACCTCCCCCAGAAGCCTTCACTTTTTACCAGTGACCGCAGTTAGTTTCTTCTTATCCTAAAAATAGGAACTTTCTCCTCCATAAGGGtgaaaagtttgagaactgctgctctaTCCTGAGAGCTTTCACCAATTTACTCAACCCACTGTAATCTGGCTTCTATCCTCAAAACTCCATGAACTTCCCTGAAAAAAGTTACTCATGATTTGTGTGGTCATAGGAGAACTTCTATCTCCTTTCTTAGTCCCTACTTCATGTTCCTCAGTGCTTGACCATATTGACCATCCTCCTCCCTGGTACTTCTTTTTCCCTCCTGGGGCATTATTATATCATTTGGTTTCAcccatttctctgtttcttctccatctgtctttctttttaacctcACTTCATTCTCCTGCTCCCTAAATTCATGTGCTTTCTCTGGGTCTGTGTCCCCGCCCAGGCCTGTATTTGGTCGCTTCTGTCTCTATGCTGTCTACTACTACGTGCTGAGTCCTTGGTCTAGGTCTCCAGCCCACAGTGCTCTATGATCTCCATTTTCCAACTGCACTTGTCTGTTGCTTATTCTCATATGTCTTACTGGTACTTGAAACTGCATGTCTACAAGGTAAATTCATCAAGTCCTTCCCAAATCATTTGCTGctctgaatttttctatttctatggttGCTACCACCATTTTTCAACTACCCAAGTTGGGCACCTTGAATAAACTTAACATTTTCTATCATTTCTTGATTCCCCCACACCTGTTACAGTCACTGAGCCTTGCAAATTCTTTGAAGTGTGTCTCCCCACTTTACTTGCCTTTTTATCCTGACTGTTTGCAAGCATTCTAGTTGAAAACCTCATCCTCTCATTTGATTCATTATAAAAACCATTTTTGCTGGTCTCTGTGTCTTGTGACCTTTTGCCAACAGATTAGATTCAAAGTACAGTTCTGATCCTATTGTTTACCTGCTAAGAAAACTTTCATTTGCTAGCACTATAAAATGAATTGCAATATAATCAATCACTAGCAATATGAATTGAATGCTGACATTGATTTGATTCCAGCTTAGTTTCCAGCTGGATCTCCTTCAGGTTCTCTACCCAAACTCTCCAACCACTGTTTCTTCAAGTGTGGTATTGGAACCAGTTGCCTTAAAGTTATCTGGAAAGTTTGTTAAACCCAACCCCAGACCTGCAGAACCACAAGTGAAGCCCAGGAATCTGCACAGCTAACAatgcacactgaagtttgagacCCACTGCTCTCCCCTCTAGTCAGAATCAGTCAGTCTGCAACCCTTGGACAAGCCTTACACTCTTGCCTCTGCCTTTTCTGTCCTGCTCCATCTGCCTTAGATCCTCTCTTATCTTTGGATGGTTAAGTCCAATTCCTCCTTTAAAGCTTGCCTCAGTTGCTGTATCTTTCTGAAGTCTTCACTGATGACCTCAGTTGGGCGTGACATCTCTGCTCTCACCCCTATCACATATTGCTTCTTAGATGTTTACTTGTTGCATGCAAATGTGCCTGAGTTATTTACATAAATCTTACCTTCCCTGTAAGTCTCCTGGGTGTTGAGACAGGGAGAAGGTTTAGGAGGCCCAAGGGCATCACACTACAAACAACAGCTGGGAGTGGAACACTGGTTCCGTGAATGTGGTGAGAAGGCGATTGGGATCTGAGTGAAGTGGTGGCAGTGGGAATGGAAAGGGATGAATGTTAAAGACCATGAACACGGTTTATCAGAGTCCTTGGAGGGTGATTAAatctggggtgtgggtgggagacAGATGGTGACCCACTGATGGGAATGAGAGtgttgggggtgggatgggggtcgTGTCAGTGGAGGATATCTCATTTTTTGGCTACTCAGCCACTGAACTCCTTTCCCCATGATTGGAGAAATCTGACATTCATGAATTTCAGTGGGAGGTGGGGTTCTACTTCCTGCTGCAGATGATCTAAAGGCCAGTTATTGCCTCTGATCCTTGTCAGCCACAGCATGCGCTTGTGACCTAAACTCAGGCATTATCAGACTCGAAATCTGGACCAAGTgacacagcccagcaggaacTATTTAGGGCCTGTCCTGATGTCTGAGTCTCCCAGCGCCTCACTGCCGGGAGGGCTGCCGTGCCGGAGTCCTTTCCTGTGCTGCTTACCCATCCTTGGTTCCTGGCCATTCTCTCATGGTTCATCAGGCTTCCTGACAACTGTGAGCTGCTGGAAGCCCTTTCAGTAGATCCCTTCTCTACTTCAGTAGCCAGAATTGGTTTCAATATTTTTTGAGTTCTCTTGTGGTTCTGTTCCCAGTTGTCAGAGGATCACAGAACCCTGAGAGTTAGGGCGAGTCCCAGGTCACCTGTTCCATTTTACCACCCGGTACCCAAATCCCTTCTAGAGCACTGGGAAGATGCCCCCTGACCACTGCCTGAGATGCCAGTGACCAGCAACTCATGTCTTTGCCAGATGTTCTACTCCATTGTTAAGAAGTTTCTAGTAACTTCTACCCATCACTTCTAGTTCTCTTTTATGGAAAACTGtcctattttgttttatatttaatttcaaaagtTTCTTCATGCCTTTTGGAAATGAAGTAATGtattaaataaacagaaatgactGTCAAGTGTTAGACACTAAGTGTGAGGTGCTGTGGAACATCTCAGGGAAAGAGCCTGCAGCCCAGGTAAGGGGGGGGATTACAGAGAGTTGCAAGTCAAGGTAATGGCCTCTCTGGAAAAAAATGCTGCAAAACTATTTGCAGAAGAATGCAAACTAAGCAGCTGGGGGCACAGGGCACATTGGGTCAGCAGTGGGGTGAGTATAAAGGACCCAATCCTGAgagtgaggaacagagagagagagaagagagtgaGGCTGGGGAAGAAGCAAGGGATCTGATCAGGATGTCTGGTCAAGTGACCTGGCTGTTTGGGCAGACCTTTAAAAATGGCTGCACTGACATCTGTATCACCAGGGCAATCCTCAATCCAAGCCACTGAGGGAGAGAGGGCAAGTGTGGTCCGAAAGTAGTATGATTTGAGCCATCAAAGCCAAAGGGAGAGAGAGTTTTAGGAGGAAAAGGCCCTTTAGCAGGGCTGAGAGCCTTCAAAAAGCCAAGACaagggggaggagagaaggcTGTTGGATCTAGCAAAGTTGGGCATGGAGGCGTGAGCCAGGATCTGTGGAGTGCTGGAGCTACTAGGCTGTAGGAGGGAGTGGGGGAGCCTGGAGTGCGGGTGAGTCAATGGAGAGGAGTGGAGAGGAACAGCTAGAGAGGTAAGGTGGAGAGGAAGACCCCTGGAGATGCAGAGGTCGCAGGTTTGGGTGGGAATGGTTGCATAGGAGGAGGACATCCTCAGCAGCCATTTGGATAGACAGCAGAGGTGCAGAAAGAGGGCTGGGTGTGATGGAGGGAAGAAGGGTGCAGGCATGCTGAGGCCGAGGGGAGAGATGAGGGAGAGCATACATAGCATTACCGTCTCAATTGTAACTGAAGCTGCATGGTCTTTAGGA of Manis javanica isolate MJ-LG chromosome 4, MJ_LKY, whole genome shotgun sequence contains these proteins:
- the LSM10 gene encoding U7 snRNA-associated Sm-like protein LSm10, encoding MAVSHSVKERTISENSLIILLQGLQGQVTTVDLRDESVAHGRIDNVDAFMNIRLAKVTYTDRWGHQVELDDLFVTGRNIRYVHIPDDVNITSTIEQQLQVVNRVRNFGSKGQGRREFPSKKHK